In Elephas maximus indicus isolate mEleMax1 chromosome 7, mEleMax1 primary haplotype, whole genome shotgun sequence, the following proteins share a genomic window:
- the LOC126080837 gene encoding LOW QUALITY PROTEIN: olfactory receptor 5B2-like (The sequence of the model RefSeq protein was modified relative to this genomic sequence to represent the inferred CDS: inserted 1 base in 1 codon), producing MENTTEVTVFILVGLTNTPGLQVPLFILFTLIYLISVFGNLGMMTLILLNSRLHTPMYFFLSNLSLVDFGYSSAVTPKVMAGFLVGDSIISYNACAAQMFFFVDFATVENYLLASMAYDRYTAVCKPLHYTTTMTTSVCTHLTIGSYVCGFLNACFHVGDIFSLSLCRSNMIQHFFCDVPAVMALSCSDKHIRELVLVFVSTFNVLFALLVILISYLFIFITTLKIHSAQGHQKXLSTCASHLSAVSMFYGAVTFMYLQPSSSHSMDMDKMASVFYAIVIPMLNPVVYSLRNKEVKSAFKVIEKAKLSLGLGF from the exons ATGGAGAACACTACAGAGGTGACTGTGTTCATCCTAGTGGGTCTCACCAACACTCCAGGACTTCAAGTCCCTCTCTTTATCTTGTTCACCCTCATTTACCTCATCAGTGTGTTTGGGAACCTGGGGATGATGACATTGATTCTGCTGAACTCTCgtctccacactcccatgtactttttcctcagtaaTCTCTCGCTGGTGGACTTTGGTTACTCCTCAGCTGTCACTCCTAAGGTCATGGCTGGGTTCCTTGTAGGAGACAGTATCATCTCCTACAATGCATGTGCTgctcaaatgttcttttttgtagaCTTTGCAACAGTGGAAAATTACCTCTTGGCCtcaatggcctatgaccgttacACAGCAGTGTGTAAACCACTGCATTACACCACCACCATGACGACCAGTGTATGCACACATCTGACCATAGGCTCCTATGTCTGTGGTTTCCTGAATGCCTGCTTCCATGTTGGGGACATATTCAGTCTTTCTTTATGCAGGTCCAATATGATCCAGCACTTTTTCTGTGATGTTCCAGCAGTCATGGCTCTCTCTTGCTCTGATAAACACATTAGGGAGCTGGTTCTTGTTTTTGTGTCAACTTTCAATGTCCTTTTTGCTCTTCTGGTTATCTTGATTTCATACCTGTTCATATTTATCACCACCTTGAAGATACATTCAGCTCAGGGACACCAAA CTTTGTCCACCTGTGCTTCCCACCTCTCTGCTGTCTCCATGTTTTATGGGGCAGTCACTTTCATGTACTTACAGCCCAGCTCCAGTCACTCCATGGACATGGATAAAATGGCATCTGTGTTCTATGCCATAGTCATCCCCATGCTGAACCCTGTGGTCTATagcctgaggaacaaggaggTAAAGAGTGCATTCAAGGTTATTGAGAAGGCAAAATTGTCTCTAGGACTGGGATTTTAA